One Dioscorea cayenensis subsp. rotundata cultivar TDr96_F1 unplaced genomic scaffold, TDr96_F1_v2_PseudoChromosome.rev07_lg8_w22 25.fasta BLBR01001631.1, whole genome shotgun sequence genomic region harbors:
- the LOC120256762 gene encoding BTB/POZ domain-containing protein At1g21780-like, with amino-acid sequence MSGGGGGGCGGGGGVCVGGDSKVETIARLAQWRIEGFGACSYRRSDPFKLGIWNWFLSVEKNRYMYIRLFPEPCRVSKDQPPFAKFILRVSNSGPGRRPYISPVHERLLRTSEDFVWPIDSTFHGRFVIDVEFIDLKISTLNGAEACSIWPNEVIMQTITRRTTLRCLSRMLEESIHTDVTINTADGVLKAHKAVLAASSPVFVSMFLHNLKEKESSMINIDDMSMEACSCLLSYIYGTIKQEDFWKHRLSLLGAANKYDIADLKECCEESLLEDINSSNVLERLHEAWLYQLSKLKKGCLTYLFDFGKIQDVRDEINSFFRHADRDLMIEMFQEVLTVWKPV; translated from the exons ATGAGCGGCGGCGGCGGAGGTGGCTgcggcggaggaggaggagtttgTGTTGGTGGGGACTCGAAGGTGGAGACGATCGCTAGGTTGGCGCAGTGGCGCATCGAAGGCTTCGGAGCTTGCTCCTACCGCCGTTCCGATCCATTCAAGCTTGGCATCTGGAATTG GTTTTTATCAGTGGAGAAGAATCGGTATATGTATATCCGGCTCTTTCCTGAGCCTTGTCGGGTCTCGAAGGATCAGCCACCGTTCGCGAAGTTTATTCTTAGGGTATCGAATTCCGGCCCTGGACGTCGGCCTTATATCTCTCCTG TTCATGAGAGACTTCTCCGGACCAGCGAAGACTTTGTATGGCCTATTGATTCTACGTTCCACGGCCGTTTTGTTATTGATGTAGAGTTCATTGACCTGAAAATTTCTACTTTGAAT GGGGCCGAAGCTTGCTCAATATGGCCTAATGAAGTTATAATGCAAACAATCACAAGGCGAACCACTCTCCGATGTCTTTCTCGCATGCTTGAAGAGAGCATCCACACCGATGTGACAATCAACACAGCCGACGGAGTGCTCAAAGCTCACAAAGCAGTCCTGGCTGCAAGCTCGCCCGTGTTCGTGAGCATGTTTCTCCACAATCTCAAGGAGAAAGAGTCCTCCATGATCAACATAGACGACATGTCCATGGAAGCATGCTCATGTCTTCTCAGTTACATCTATGGGACGATAAAGCAAGAAGACTTCTGGAAGCATCGTCTATCCCTGCTCGGCGCTGCAAACAAGTACGACATTGCCGACCTGAAGGAATGCTGCGAGGAAAGCCTCCTCGAGGACATTAACTCGAGCAATGTCCTCGAGAGGCTCCACGAAGCCTGGCTTTATCAACTTAGCAAGCTGAAGAAAGGATGCTTAACATACTTATTCGATTTCGGGAAAATTCAGGATGTTAGGGATGAGATCAACAGCTTTTTTCGGCACGCTGACAGAGATCTTATGATTGAGATGTTCCAAGAAGTGCTTACTGTTTGGAAGCCAGTCTGA